One window of Aliarcobacter lanthieri genomic DNA carries:
- the grpE gene encoding nucleotide exchange factor GrpE, translating to MSEEIKEEILKSQEQRNEEESCEDTQCCENDASQETETKEESFDDVVTRLEEELKQSEEKFLRVHADFENIKKRLEREKYQAIDYASEKFAKDLLIPLDTLEMALKSANADLSAEELLPKLKEGIELTIKSFLTTFEKHNITKVDTDGEFDPNVHNAVMQVDSEDHTTGQIVSELQKGYLLKDRLLRPSMVSIAN from the coding sequence ATGAGTGAAGAAATTAAAGAAGAGATTTTAAAATCACAAGAGCAGAGGAATGAAGAAGAGAGTTGTGAAGATACTCAATGTTGTGAAAATGATGCTAGTCAAGAAACTGAAACTAAAGAAGAAAGTTTTGATGATGTTGTTACTAGACTTGAAGAAGAGTTAAAACAAAGTGAAGAAAAGTTTTTAAGAGTTCATGCTGATTTTGAGAATATTAAAAAAAGATTAGAGAGAGAAAAATATCAAGCGATAGATTATGCAAGTGAAAAATTTGCAAAAGATTTATTAATTCCTCTTGATACTTTAGAAATGGCTTTAAAATCAGCTAATGCAGATTTAAGTGCAGAAGAATTACTTCCAAAACTAAAAGAAGGAATTGAACTTACTATAAAAAGTTTTTTAACAACTTTTGAAAAACATAATATTACAAAAGTTGATACTGATGGTGAGTTTGACCCAAATGTTCATAATGCAGTGATGCAAGTAGATAGTGAAGATCATACCACTGGACAAATTGTAAGTGAGTTACAAAAGGGATATCTATTAAAAGATAGACTTCTTCGTCCATCTATGGTATCAATAGCAAATTAA